Proteins encoded within one genomic window of Camelina sativa cultivar DH55 chromosome 19, Cs, whole genome shotgun sequence:
- the LOC104765882 gene encoding T-complex protein 1 subunit alpha produces the protein MSISAQNPDISGDRQSGQDVRTQNVMACQAVSNIVKTSLGPVGLDKMLVDDIGDVTITNDGATILRMLEVEHPAAKVLVELAELQDREVGDGTTSVVIVAAELLKRANDLVRNKIHPTSIISGYRLAMRESCKYIEEKLVTKVEKLGKVPLINCAKTSMSSKLISGDSDFFANLVVDAVLSVKMTNQRGEIKYPIKGINILKAHGQSARDSYLLNGYALNTGRAAQGMPLRVSPAKIACLDFNLQKTKMQLGVQVVVNDPRELEKIRQREADMTKERIEKLLKAGANVILTTKGIDDMALKYFVEAGAIAVRRVRKEDMRHVAKATGATLVTTFADMEGEETFDPAHLGSADEVVEERIADDDVILIKGTKTSSAVSLILRGANDYMLDEMERALHDSLCIVKRTLESNTVVAGGGAVESALSVYLEHLATTLGSREQLAIAEFADALLIIPKVLAVNAAKDATELVAKLRAYHHTAQIKADKKHYSSMGLDLVNGTIRNNLEAGVIEPAMSKVKIIQFATEAAITILRIDDMIKLVKDESQGEE, from the exons ATGTCGATCTCCGCTCAAAATCCGGATATTTCCGGCGATAGACAATCCGGCCAAGATGTTCGTACTCAGAACG TGATGGCTTGTCAAGCTGTTTCAAATATAGTTAAGACCTCACTTGGTCCCGTCGGACTCGACAAG ATGTTGGTGGATGATATTGGTGATGTGACCATTACAAATGATGGTGCTACTATTCTTAGGATGTTAGAGGTCGAACACCCTGCTGCTAAG GTTCTTGTTGAGTTAGCTGAACTCCAGGACAGAGAAGTCGGTGATGGGACTACATCCGTTGTTATTGTAGCTGCTGAGTTGCTCAAG AGGGCAAATGATTTGGTCAGGAACAAAATACATCCAACATCAATTATCAGTGGATACAGG CTAGCGATGAGAGAATCTTGCAAATACATAGAAGAGAAGCTAGTAACGAAG GTTGAAAAGCTTGGAAAAGTTCCATTGATAAACTGTGCTAAGACCAGCATGTCCTCCAAACTGATCTCTGGTGACAGCGACTTCTTTGCTAATTTG GTTGTGGATGCCGTTCTGTCAGTAAAGATGACAAATCAACGGGGAGAGATAAAATACCCTATCAAG GGAATCAATATTCTGAAAGCTCATGGTCAAAGTGCAAGAGACAGCTATTTGTTGAATGGATATGCGCTCAATACTGGTCGTGCTGCCCAAGGGATGCCATTACGAGTGTCCCCAGCAAAGATTGCTTGCCTGGACTTCAATCTACAGAAGACTAAAATGCAGTTAGGTGTCCAAGTTGTTGTTAACGACCCACGAGAGCTTGAAAAAATCCGTCAAAG AGAAGCTGACATGACCAAAGAGCGAATAGAGAAACTTCTTAAAGCTGGAGCGAATGTAATTCTTACCACGAAGGGGATTGACGACATGGCACTTAAA TATTTTGTAGAGGCAGGAGCTATTGCTGTTAGGCGTGTTCGCAAAGAAGACATGCGCCATGTTGCGAAGGCTACAGGAGCAACCCTG gTCACTACTTTTGCTGACATGGAGGGCGAAGAAACATTTGATCCAGCACACCTTGGATCTGCAGACGAGGTTGTGGAAGAGAGAATCGCGGATGATGATGTTATATTGATTAAAGGAACCAAAACAAGCAGTGCG GTTTCGTTGATCTTAAGAGGTGCAAATGACTACATGCTTGATGAGATGGAGAGAGCACTGCACGACTCTTTATGTATTGTCAAGAGGACCCTTGAGTCCAACACG GTGGTTGCGGGTGGAGGTGCAGTTGAATCAGCATTGTCTGTGTATCTGGAGCACCTTGCTACAACCTTGGGCTCTCGCGAACAATTAGCAATTGCTGAATTTGCTGATGCTCTACTGATTATTCCAAAG GTTCTTGCTGTAAATGCTGCTAAGGATGCAACCGAGTTGGTAGCTAAACTTAGGGCGTACCACCACACTGCACAAATAAAGGCTGATAAGAAGCACTATTCAAG CATGGGACTTGATCTCGTAAACGGAACCATCCGTAACAATTTGGAAGCAGGAGTAATCGAACCGGCTATGAGCAAAGTGAAAATTATTCAG TTTGCAACAGAGGCAGCCATCACAATTCTGCGAATTGACGACATGATCAAACTGGTGAAGGATGAGAGCCAAGGCGAAGAGTAA
- the LOC104765883 gene encoding ubiquitin-conjugating enzyme E2 19 isoform X2: protein MGLMMGGDPGISAFPEEDNIFCWKGTITGSKDTVFEGTEYRLSLSFSNDYPFKAPKVKFETCCYHPNVDLYGNICLDILQDKWSSAYDVRTILLSIQSLLGEPNISSPLNNQAAQLWSNQEEYRKMVEKHYKPLNA, encoded by the exons ATGGGATTGATG ATGGGAGGTGATCCTGGGATATCGGCTTTTCCAGAGGAAGACAACATATTCTGCTGGAAAGGAACCATCACAGGGAGTAAAGACACTGTGTTTGAAGGAACTGAGTACAGACTTTCGCTCTCTTTCTCAAACGATTATCCTTTTAAAGCTCCCAAAGTTAAGTTTGAGACGTGTTGCTACCACCCCAATGTGGATCTCTATGGCAATATTTGCTTGGACATTCTTCAG GATAAATGGTCTTCCGCTTATGATGTGAGGACGATATTACTCTCAATTCAGAGCCTTCTTGGAG AACCGAACATCAGCTCACCATTGAACAATCAAGCAGCTCAGCTTTGGAGCAATCAAGAAG AGTATAGGAAGATGGTGGAGAAGCACTACAAGCCTTTAAACGCATGA
- the LOC104765883 gene encoding ubiquitin-conjugating enzyme E2 19 isoform X1 — MATVNGYTGNTPSATTPVATGSKQPAPPTKTVDSQSVLKRLQSELMGLMMGGDPGISAFPEEDNIFCWKGTITGSKDTVFEGTEYRLSLSFSNDYPFKAPKVKFETCCYHPNVDLYGNICLDILQDKWSSAYDVRTILLSIQSLLGEPNISSPLNNQAAQLWSNQEEYRKMVEKHYKPLNA; from the exons ATGGCGACGGTAAATGGGTACACAGGAAATACTCCGTCGGCGACTACGCCGGTAGCCACTGGATCAAAGCAACCTGCTCCTCCGACTAAGACCGTCGATAGCCAATCCGTTCTCAAAAG GCTGCAGTCTGAACTAATGGGATTGATG ATGGGAGGTGATCCTGGGATATCGGCTTTTCCAGAGGAAGACAACATATTCTGCTGGAAAGGAACCATCACAGGGAGTAAAGACACTGTGTTTGAAGGAACTGAGTACAGACTTTCGCTCTCTTTCTCAAACGATTATCCTTTTAAAGCTCCCAAAGTTAAGTTTGAGACGTGTTGCTACCACCCCAATGTGGATCTCTATGGCAATATTTGCTTGGACATTCTTCAG GATAAATGGTCTTCCGCTTATGATGTGAGGACGATATTACTCTCAATTCAGAGCCTTCTTGGAG AACCGAACATCAGCTCACCATTGAACAATCAAGCAGCTCAGCTTTGGAGCAATCAAGAAG AGTATAGGAAGATGGTGGAGAAGCACTACAAGCCTTTAAACGCATGA
- the LOC104765884 gene encoding uncharacterized protein LOC104765884, which yields MEALYAKLYDKYIKLKKKEISECEAVNKGVEEKFLIFVKASEELMEHLESEKKDLRERVENMRTEMDSIRSDLDDKCLENQNLNRNLKREQQKNKALSEEVVKLKEQIQEGHPRNFEDQSGKKQETITPETARVTTRSMRKRSRLSEDVVEETDMVSPHSSKHHKPKETLLVSQPQCCKTTHDGSSNSARCIFQALGEQLLGMELSTSNNEGEHVIHLLHPTTGLSFSLTFVKISSSEEPEWLYKVASLGTLQRVVPEWMREVIMFSTSMCPVFFERVSKVIKLY from the exons ATGGAAGCTCTCTACGCCAAGCTCTACGACAAATACATCAAACTCAAG aAGAAGGAAATTTCCGAATGCGAGGCAGTTAATAAGGGAGTTGAAGAGAAGTTCCTCAtatttgttaaag CTTCGGAGGAGTTGATGGAGCATTTGGAAAGTGAAAAAAAGGATTTGCGGGAGAGAGTTGAGAACATGAGGACTGAAATGGATTCAATCAG ATCTGACTTGGACGACAAGTGTCTGGAGAATCAAAATCTTAATCGTAATCTCAAGAGAGAACAacaaaaga atAAAGCACTTTCTGAAGAAGTTGTCAAGCTAAAAGAGCAGATCCAAGAGGGACATCCTCGCAACTTCGAAGATCAAAGTggaaaaaaacaagagacaATAACACCTGAAACTGCTCGAGTTACAACAAGAAGCATGAGAAAACGTAGCAGACTGTCAGAAGATGTGGTGGAGGAAACGGACATGGTATCACCTCACAGTAGCAAACATCATAAACCAAAG GAAACTCTCTTGGTTTCTCAGCCACAATGCTGCAAAACAACCCATGATGGATCAAGTAATTCTGCTCGTTGTATATTTCAAGCTCTTGGTGAACAGTTGCTAGGAATGGAATTATCAACTAGTAATAATGAAGGCGAACACGTAATCCATCTGTTACACCCAACAACCG GTTTATCCTTCAGCCTAACTTTTGTGAAGATCTCATCTAGTGAAGAACCTGAGTGGCTTTACAAGGTTGCATCGCTCGGAACACTCCAAAGAGTGGTACCAGAATGGATGAGAGAGGTTATAATGTTCAGCACAAGTATGTGTCCTGTGTTCTTTGAAAGAGTCTCTAAAGTCATTAAGCTCTATTAA